CTACGGCAGCGGTGACGACAGCTGTGATAAGATCCCCGTACCCGTCCTGGAGATCGACGGAAAGAGGAAGGCCCGCCTGTTCTGCGAGGGGGGCAATTCGAGAGATGGCTTCGAGGTTTTGCACCATGGTgagttcttcatcttgaatgcCAAGACTGGCAGCAATGGCCCATGATGCTGTTGCCAATGCCTTGACGGGCTTGGAGGCTCCTGAGTTTAGAGAGACAATGGCATTGAGAGATGAGAGGTCCCAGATGTTGGAGAGCACGAGAGGCGAGCCAGGCTTGTGAAGAGCCTTGAGGGTCTGAGCTGATTGGTTGACTGAAGCCATTATTGTTGTTGACGTGTGTTGCAGATAGGATGGGATAGGATGACTTGACTTGTTATGAATGAGATGGGAATGTTAGACGAGGAGAACGAGGAGCAAAAGGGTGGCCTATATACTTTCGAGCGTGAATTTGAGGCATCAACTGAAAACACAGGCATCGGGTCATCAATGCCAAACTAACGCGCAAAGTTACCCAACTTCTGGAGCAATGGGCAACAAGCAACGCCGCGCTACACCATACAATACCAATAGCAACACTAGGCGGTTGTCACTTGAAGGGCGGAGTTAGCGGATTCGGGCACAAAGAAACGATCCGGCGCCAGCCGCAGGCCGAACCCAAGCATGCACTCAATGCAAGGCGCCCCATAGATTCACGGCTGGCAATGCGCTTCGATTCGTTGCGAGTCCTCCGTGGCGTTTCTTCAACAGCGCACTTTGGTACGTGGAACGCAAATCGCTCGTACACGTATGGTTTGGGGAGCAGCCCTGAAGTAAGGTACCAACCACTGGATGGAGGCAACACACATGTCCGCTGCCGTAGCCTGATGATTTGGCCATCGTCTTTGAGGCGGTTCTCCGGGATGGAGTCCGGGTGGTTCGGCTGTTGATGGCGGTTACGGAGCAACAACCAATGGAGGGGTGGTTTAGTTTGGGAGCAACGTGATTGGAAGTTTGGAGTGGATGACGGTTGAGTTTGAGCTGGCAGAGAGAAGTAATCGCCAAATGACTAATGTGGCGCTGCGGGCGGAGGATGGGCAAACAGGTTCCTCTttggagaaagaaaatgtGTTATACTTGCGTGAGTCCGAGTATTCTCTCTCGTATGGAAGGGTTGCTTCTAAGGGTTCAGAGAGACGTAGATGGGCCGATGCACTTATACAGCCGGTGTAAGGCCTTGGGCGTAATCAAAATTGCTGCGAGGTTTCCAGATCGGGTATTCCTACCTTATTCGGCCTAAGGGCCTGGCGGGCAATGGGGCAGAGTCTCTTGCACGACTTCTGGTAGTTGAATACGGTAgctggagagaagatgaaccGCGTCTTGACATTGCTTGTGAATCTTACAGTTAACGGGCGCAGAGGCCTTTTAAAGCGTGCCTGGATTACTGAACATTCGGTTTACAGCCAGGACGAGATAGCTCACTTTTCTGTCGTATAATTCCCAAGGCTGTTGGAGCGCAGATGATGACTAAATGCACAAAGCGAAAGGCCTTGGGAGGGTTTAAAATTGCTGTGAAGTCCGGGTCCGCCAACACGGACCCCTCCCTTGTCGTGCGCGCCTTCTTTAACCTTCTGAAGGACTGACTTTCTTCACAGCGCATCCGGATGCTTCACAGCAATTTTATATCCTCCTGGAGCTGTGTGGACAAGTATACGTGCACACTGGCTCCCTTATCGgaagctacatgtactggGTAGACGCCTTTGGTTGCAAGGTCATGAGGGGGTCAAAGATGCTGTGAAACGAATACCAGATTGGACACAGCTGTGCATTAGTCTCTAATGCTAGTTTACAGAAAGCTACTGGTGAACGTCTATGGTAACAAGACCTTGTGAGGAGCAAAAATTGCTGTGAATCCACGGCGCTTTCAGCTAAAGCAGTGCAGCTTTTGTCTTAACCACATGTGCATATTGAGAAATGATGTGTGTTCGAGACAGTACGAAGAAGCAGTTAGTGAGTTATATGGTCTCGTCTCATGTAGTAACATGGGACAAGAATGGTTTCTCCCTTTTTCCCATCCTTGGATTATACTCTTTTTCAAAGCAATTGATGTCTAGCCATCGAATATGACCCAGAACCCAGGTTCTAGTATAAACACTTTTTTCCAATGTATAAAACAAAAATACTTTTACATGTTTGGGATAACGCAGATAATAGATAGATGCACTTATATAGCTAGTGTAATGCTTTAGGAGATGTCAAAATTCTTGTGAAGCTATTGGATTGTAATATCCCGGGTCTTTAACGAGCCATTACATACTTAGATatcctcgtcatcaaggGGTTTATGCCGCTCAAACATCCCTTTCATCAATCTCGAACTTTGGCAATCAACTTTTATGTTTCATATTGcaatttatattttctttagaGATAGACATCTGGTATTTTCTTAGTTTAGCTAAAGAAGACCACCTTTGCCGTAGTTAGCTTGTGGCTACTACTTGTCATAAACATGTTGTCACATTTCGACCCCATTGAGCAGAATTCTGAAGAGCCAAGAgttttcaatctcatcagcTCGGGCTTTAagttcatcaacatcccAATTGACCCAGACAAACTTGCTCTTAAGGAACTTGGCCTCTGGCGACGCAAGCCACACCGTGAATTGACCAGCAAGTTCAGCTACAGTGTATCATCTTCGTCAGTGTTTTGGAAGACCAGTTTACCATTTGGATGCACTTACGCTCATCCTCCGAAACCACGCCGAGATGGGAGTTGAAACCCGTCGAAATGACTCCAGGTTGAATCTGAATAACGTGCCACCCAGGGTGCTCTTCCTGCAAATAATCGAACATCTTGGTAGTAGCAGCCTTAAGAGCAGAGTATACCCAAATACCCGGCACAGGTTTGATGTGGGCCAACCCTGAAGAGACATTGTAGACATGCGCGTCAGTTGCCAGTAAGGGTGCAAAGGACTGAATCGCGTTGAAAGGGGCGATGACGCCGAGCTCGAACCCGTGACGCAGCGCCGCTTCATCATATCCCTCTACAGACCCGACTTCGGGCATGACTCCCGCGGaattgatgaagatgttgatctTGGCACCGTTGGCATTTTTCACCAAAGCAGTGGCTGCGGCGTCAACATCGGCACGTTTACTCAAGTCGACGCTTTCGAACAACACCTGAAAATCAGCATTCTTGGCCTTGCTTGTGATCTCAGTGGCCGTTtcttccagcttctcgaggcGTCtgccgaggatggcgataGTTTTGGCACCGGCTTGTGCGAAAGCTACAGCGATAGCTTTTCCAATGCCTGTGCCTCCACCTGTGACTACGACAAAGGCTCCTGCAGCGCTGAGTTCAGGGCGGGTTGGGTCGATGGCCGCGTAGGGTTTATTGTGCCATGTCTTGGTGAAGGAGACGTAATCGGGCATTGTGATCTGAGTTTGTGTATAATGGGGCGATAGTCGGGTCTGGGTGGTTACGACGCTGGGGTTTCTGCTTGATGCATATAGAAATAGGAGTGTTTCTTACTCGACAGCTCGAATGATTGAGGACATCTTATACCAGGCTTTTATTGCCAAGTTTCTAACTCCGAAGCAAAGCTCGGAACGTATTCCAAGCCCCTTCTGGCGTGTTTGAAATAGAATAGCCATGGAACAGAACATACTCAATCAGAGATTTCCAATCTTATCATCTTTCACATCCACCGTAGCATGTCCGCGGAAGACTTAGCCGTATAAGCCGCATCCAGATCATCACGTACATGTATACTCAAGTACTCTAACTAATATCGATTGTTACCATGTTTCACCATCACAGGACCACTTTTTAAGCATCTCAAGATTTTGGTGAGTCCACATAACTTTAAAAGTTGGCTGATAAATTCGGGCGGATTCCGCTTTGTCAGCGAGCTTCCGCGGAAGCATCTTGGTCATAGTACTAACATATTAGTCTCGGGGAATCAAATATTCGACTCAATGGTAACATTAACTTGACATATGAGTTCCATGGATGTCAAAGCTACAATGGAAATTGATCATCGACCCAGAAAGGTGGTACTCTATCCAATCTCTGAAAGAACGCAATCACTGATCCTAGCGGCGGACAGGCCTGCGATTTATGCTACACTCGTAAACTCAAATGCAATGGACAGGAACCTCGCTGTTCTAACTGTATAATTTATGCAAGAGAATGCACCCATACAGCTCAAAGCCGCAGGTCAAGACCTAAGACTCGGCATAATGGTGGCAATGATACAACGAGGGTAAATGAAGTCCAGAACCTACGAGCGCGGGTACAGGAATTGGAGACTCAACTGGTATATCTGCTCGCCCTGTCAAATGTCGGGACATTACTTACAATATATGACCTAGATACAGAATCCTATTCAAAACAATAGTCACCAATCTGCGGGAAGCCATAACAATGCAAACAGCTCCATGATTCTTCCTCCCCTTCAACAAGCTTTGCCCATGATCGAAATGTTTCTCAACAAACTAAACTCAGTACTTCCATTATTTCACGGTGGTACATTCTTGCGCCTGGTTGGAGAATGCTATTCCCGCACACCACGACAACGGGATCCAGTAGCGTGGGCTGCTATCAATGTAGTTCTGGCCTTGACTTGTCAGCAAATCTCGCCACCAGATGGTACTGATGATGCAGGAGCTCGGGCGGATCATACCACCGAATATCTAAACAGAGCACAATCAGTCATCTCAGATGTAATGCTGAGCGAAACTCGACTCTTAAACATACAGACGCTAGTGGGCATGGTGATGGTCCTCCAGAGCGCCCACGATCCAACTCAGGCTCTGATCTTGATAGCAGCGACAATCCGCCTAGCACACAAAATGGGTCTTCAAAATCGGATCACATCAGCACACCTAGACTCTGAAGAAAGGAGGCAACATACTCACGTCTTCTGGCTAGTGTATATTTTGGACAAGGACTTAAGTCTGCGCGCACAACAACCATCTATTCAGCTTGACGATGACATTGATCTAGACTTGCCACATTCCCTACCTGCGGATGATGagggtgatggtgatgctccTGGAGTAATAGCTACCGCCGATGGAAATGCCCGAATGAACTACTTCCTAGCGCGTGTGCAGTTAGCTAACATCGAGGGTGGTGTATATGACTGCATCTTCTCAACAAGGGCAGCGAAACGCAGTCCAGAGGAGCGACTTGCTGCAGCCAATAGCGTACTCGAAGCCCTCGAGAAATGGCAAGCCGAGATACCATCTGAGtttggcgccgccgccgtcatcactTCGATAGCAAACGACTCAACAAGTCTTGGCTTATATTGTGTTCTGCATTCTATCAGCCTTCGTTGTATGACTCTTATTAATAGAGCTCATGCCTGGAACGATGAGTGGGTGAGGGGTGTGCACGACATCGTGAGAGGAGGTACGGGAAAACTGCAGCTTCCCATTGGATGGGCAATGCTGGTTCACCAAGCGCGAGACTTTATGATTTTGTTTGAGCGGGCGTGGTCAGCGGAGATCTGGTTTCGCTGGTAAGTGGACCCCCAACAATATCGAATAGATGCTTTTGCTAATGGTTACTATCATGATCGTCTCTTGTCCTTACGTATCATCCATGATGGTTTTAGTAACCAACAATCTACgcaatctccttcatcatcggATACAGCTAGATAGCCAACTTGTTGATAAGGCCTTGCAGTGGCTGAAAGCTGGTGCGGAGGAAACGCAAAGAGAAGATGTCCGCATACTTCGGGATATTTGCGTAGATATTGTTCAAAGGGTTGAGCGCAAGCGTGCTGCACCTATCTTTGGGGTCTGTCCCCGTATCCTTCTTTAGTATTGTGTATGAGTTAGTATCTTCAGTTGGACATACCAATGCTGTTGTGGCGTTACATCGGGTCATGAACGGATATCATATGCCATTGAACTGTTCGAAACATCTTTGAATGACAATCCAACACGCAACCTACTTAGGAACTACGGCACTTGTTAATATTATATCAAAGACTACTATCCTTTTTGTCATACAATTCGGCCTTGTCGTAATTGCTTCCGTTCACATTACCCTTAAGCCAATCTCAAGACCTATATATAGTAGAGCGAAGTACGCACCATACAATCCTATTGAACACCACAGTCTCATGGTATTATTATGTCCTCAGGCAGGTCCCATCCACCCACTTCGATGAAGCCATTCTTCAAAAGAACTTGCTTTCAAGCCCAGCACCTCGAAAGAATCGTCCTGATTCGCGTCCATAGCCCCAAAACAAATTTTATCACTTGGCATCACAGCGGCCCattccatcatctgcttGGCATCCTCTCTGAATGCTGGCCCGACTAAGGGAACTGCAAACTCTGCGAATTCTTCAGCAGAAATGGATTCGTGAACTGCGGGCTGGCCTGTGACACGCGTAAAGGCCTTGGCCATATCGTCGGCCGTAATTGGAGGGCTCATCGCAAGATACGTCTTTCCGTGGGTCTTCTCAAGTCCCATGTCAAATATTCCTTTATAAAAGATTAATCTATGAGTCGCTCGAGTGTATGCTGGTAGTGGCAGGATAGGACTTACTTGCAGCAAATATGCCAACATCATGGGTTGGGTCGGTCCATTGCGCAGCTTGGTGGCCTGGAATTGGGTAACAGAAGCGGACCACTCTATCTTCTGTGGAAATCATGAAGTTAGTCTCTTTTTGTCATACAGTACTTGTTAGGCAAGAGAAGGATACACTTACCTCTCCGTTGACAATATTGAGGCCGTTTCAGATTTGTGTAAAAGAACCCTACAGGACGAGACTGCTGTCAATTCAAAAGATTGTACAATAATACCAGATTACATTATCAGGAGACGAACCTGGAATAATAAAGGTAACTCCATCGAGCTCTTCCCTAGCAATCTGCTCTATCACATGCTTGTTGTTCATATGGTGGATCTTTGGAAACTGTCCTCTTGTTGTCTTGACCATATCaggcaagctgctgaagacgAAGTGCTTGATGCCACATGCCTTGGCTGCCAGGATTATGTTTCGCCCTGCTTCAATTTCATGctgcatctcttcttctctctccaggACTCTGCCAGGGTATGCTTCGGACGTGAGACCGAAGACGCCATAGGCGCCGGCAAATGCATCCTGGAGAGAGCTCTTGTCATATACATGTCCAGCGACAACGGCAAGACGGCTGTCAGCCGTCTGGTTATCAGCCAAAAAGCGCTTTGCTTTCGCCGAATTGGGATCTCGCGTCATGGCACGGACGAACCATGGATTCCCATCTGCTGTCTCCGAGGCCAACAGTGCGCGAACTACGCCAGCGCCTTGATTGCCAGTGGCTCCAACAACCACTACGATGCGAAGTGGTTCTGGCATTTTGGCAGTCTGTTGTTAATTAGTCTTTGATCTGTTTGGGATAGAGTATTACTGATACAAAAGATATAATTAACAGCGGGGATATTACAAAGGCTTATTGAAGCAGTAACTCACAAGCTGCTGTTATATACTGAGACACAATCTCGCGTTTTAAAGTCCACTGCATATCACTTTGTGAAACTCGTTGTCTTTATTTCATTTGATAGGTGGCGCCATGACGTGCCGGACCTCCATACACCAGCTTCGATCGGAGTAGTGCATCCTGAAATTGGTAATCAATCAGTTCCGCGGAACTCAAAAACTACAAGAAGCAGGTACGCACCAAATTGAGATATACAATTCGCTCAGGtcattaataataaataaattcAGAGTAAAGCTTTATTATCAAGTGAATTACAAAGCGGCTGATGTAAAGAGCCTCCGCGGAAGCTTTGTCGATCCCTTATCAACAGCGCGCGGCTGCACTAAGTTCCTTATAAGTGCCCATCCGGATATATGCTtaacaaagaagaagtagcATTCattttactattttactTACTATTTTACATCATATTCTTAAGATGAAGATTGGCATTGTCAACGCAGGCAATATTGGGCGGAACCTGGCAACGTCCTGGGTTCGACATGGCCACGACATCATGCTAAGCAAAGATACGTCTCCAGAAAAGCTTCGTACACGCATCCAAGAACTCGGCTCAAGTAAAGGACTAGCTGAAACCGAATTGGAAAAGTTCAAGTACGGTTCACTCGTCGAAGCGGCCAACTTTGGCGATGTTGTAGTCTTTTCGGTATACTTTCCACGACTGGGCCATGTCCTCCAAGAGCTTCAACGAGCCGGAGTTACTCTTTCAGGAAAGATTGTCATTGACACCATGAATCCTCTCAACGTGAATGAGAACTTTAATCATTACCACGATATCGAGTATATGCAAAGAACATCTACTGCGGAGGAGGTACAGAAGGCATTCCCGGAGGCAATCGTCTTCAAAGCGTTCAATACTTTTGGGGCAACTCTCCTTGATGCCTCAAAATGGACATCGGGCCGTGTACCACCAGTTTTATTCATTGGTGGCAATTCAGACTCTACGGATACAGCTCGTGAACtgattgaagatgctggatTCCGACCAAGATTTGCAGGTCATAACCTAAGAGATGCGGGTTTGTTGGAACGATTGGGGATATTGTCACACCGTCTGGTTGAGAATGAGTTTGGCGGCGATGCAAATATTGCCTTTGACATTCTCCAGAGCAAAGCCTAAGCACTTGATAGCATAAGAAGTTCCATGGCTTTCTTTGAGTACCTATGCAGTTTCGAT
This genomic stretch from Trichoderma breve strain T069 chromosome 1, whole genome shotgun sequence harbors:
- a CDS encoding NADP oxidoreductase coenzyme f420-dependent domain-containing protein; amino-acid sequence: MKIGIVNAGNIGRNLATSWVRHGHDIMLSKDTSPEKLRTRIQELGSSKGLAETELEKFKYGSLVEAANFGDVVVFSVYFPRLGHVLQELQRAGVTLSGKIVIDTMNPLNVNENFNHYHDIEYMQRTSTAEEVQKAFPEAIVFKAFNTFGATLLDASKWTSGRVPPVLFIGGNSDSTDTARELIEDAGFRPRFAGHNLRDAGLLERLGILSHRLVENEFGGDANIAFDILQSKA
- a CDS encoding short chain dehydrogenase domain-containing protein is translated as MPDYVSFTKTWHNKPYAAIDPTRPELSAAGAFVVVTGGGTGIGKAIAVAFAQAGAKTIAILGRRLEKLEETATEITSKAKNADFQVLFESVDLSKRADVDAAATALVKNANGAKINIFINSAGVMPEVGSVEGYDEAALRHGFELGVIAPFNAIQSFAPLLATDAHVYNVSSGLAHIKPVPGIWVYSALKAATTKMFDYLQEEHPGWHVIQIQPGVISTGFNSHLGVVSEDEPELAGQFTVWLASPEAKFLKSKFVWVNWDVDELKARADEIENSWLFRILLNGVEM
- a CDS encoding fungal specific transcription factor domain-containing protein → MGLQNRITSAHLDSEERRQHTHVFWLVYILDKDLSLRAQQPSIQLDDDIDLDLPHSLPADDEGDGDAPGVIATADGNARMNYFLARVQLANIEGGVYDCIFSTRAAKRSPEERLAAANSVLEALEKWQAEIPSEFGAAAVITSIANDSTSLGLYCVLHSISLRCMTLINRAHAWNDEWLPIGWAMLVHQARDFMILFERAWSAEIWFRW
- a CDS encoding nmrA-like family domain-containing protein — encoded protein: MPEPLRIVVVVGATGNQGAGVVRALLASETADGNPWFVRAMTRDPNSAKAKRFLADNQTADSRLAVVAGHVYDKSSLQDAFAGAYGVFGLTSEAYPGRVLEREEEMQHEIEAGRNIILAAKACGIKHFVFSSLPDMVKTTRGQFPKIHHMNNKHVIEQIAREELDGVTFIIPGFFYTNLKRPQYCQRREDRVVRFCYPIPGHQAAQWTDPTHDVGIFAARIFDMGLEKTHGKTYLAMSPPITADDMAKAFTRVTGQPAVHESISAEEFAEFAVPLVGPAFREDAKQMMEWAAVMPSDKICFGAMDANQDDSFEVLGLKASSFEEWLHRSGWMGPA